The genome window GCTAAATACAAAGCAGAGACAGAGACAGTTCAAACACGTGCTGAAAGCCAGCGCATTGAAACTTCACAACCGGAATTCCGTTGGGTTGAAGAACGCGTTATGGTAAAAGAAGCAAGTGAACGTTTGGAAATCGTGCCTGCTACTTACACTACTGTTACTGAAACCATTCAAGTATCCGATGCTACAGAGCAGCTAGTTCGTGTACCGGCTAAATACAAAACCGTTACCGAGCGTATTTTAGTTCGTCCAGCTCACACTGAGTGGAAAAAAGGGACAGGGCCAATTCAGCGCGTTGATGCAGCCACAGGCGAGATCATGTGTTTAGTTGAAGTACCGGCTGAATACAAAACAGTTACTAAAACCATTGTTGTAGAGCCTGAGACAGTAAAAAAAGTGGCTATACCGGGTAAAACACAAACTGTTCAGCGTCGTGTTGTAAAAACACCAGAAACTACACGTAAAGTGGTTATTCCTGCTGAGTACAAAATGGTTAAAGTCCGCAAGCTTGTTAAGCCTGCAGAACAAAACGTGGTTAGCATTCCTGCAGAGTACAACACCGTTCAAAAGCGCGTAAAAATCAGCGATGCATACTTAGAGTGGCGTCCAATTTTGTGTGAAACAAACACGCAGCCTGGTCTTGTACGTGAATTGCAAAAAGCACTTAAAGCCAAAGGTTACAACCCAGGTAGCATCGATGGTGTGCTAGGTAAAAACACCATGAACGCTGTTATTGCGTATCAAAAATCGCAAAAAATGCCTTCGGGTCAGTTGACTATCAACACCTTAAAATCATTGGGTGTAGCTATCTAAAGCTAATAGTTTTATTAGCTTTAGCGTAAAAAAAGAGCCTTCATTTTGAAGGCTCTTTTTTGTTTATGAGACGTTTATTCTCGGCATACCATCCCTTATATTTTTTCTAGCACAAGCCACAGCGCAATACTCCACATCATCAACGCCACCAAAAAATCGACCCAACGCCAAACATGTGGTTTTTCTAGCCAAGGTGAAAGTTTTCGAGCCGCTAGCGTGAGAAAAATAAACCAACTAAGCGAAGCCAACATAGCCCCTATCCAAAACAAAACCTTAGCTTGCCCAAAATGCTGACTTCCTAAACTTCCCAACAGGATAACTGTATCTAGATAAACATGAGGGTTCAGTAAACTGACCGCTAACGCGGTTAATAAGGTCACTCGCAAACCAGCACGCTTGGTATTAGCTTCAAGCCCTATCGGGCTTAAAAAGCTCTGAAACGCTTTAAAGCCGTAAACGGAAAGAAAAATGACACCTCCCACACGGAACGCATCCAGTAGCCATGGCCATTGTTCAAATACAAACCCTGCTCCCAGCATGCCTGCACTGATTAAAGCGAGATCACAAAGAATACATATAGCGGCCACAGGCCAATGGTAATGACGCTGAACCCCTTTACCTAAAACAAACGCATTCTGCGCTCCAATCGCCATAATTAATGCCATAGCCGAGCCATAACCCTGTAACACTAAAAAGCCCATATTATTGACCTTATGCCGCCGCAATGAATTAGATGTGCATCATGCCAATCTTTTGATATAAAGAATAACTAATAAAATTAATCTTTAATAAGGACTGCTAATGTTCGATTATCGCCAACTACAGGCCTTAGCTACCGTTGTCGAGGAGCAAAATTTTGAACGTGCCGCACAACGCTTGCATGTCACCCAATCGGCTATTTCACAGCGTATAAAGCAGTTAGAAGAACTGGTTGGTCAAACATTGTTAATTCGAACACACCCCTTACAAGCAACCGACGCTGGACAAGTCTTGCTCAAACACTATCGTCAAATCGCCATGCTGCAAAGCGCGGTGATGTTGGAACTCAATCCCGTTTTAGAAACGGGACAGATCCGATTATCTATTGGTTTAAACGCCGATACGCTAGCCACATGGTTTTTACCGGCTATTGAACCTCTACTCAACGCACACTCGGTTCTGCTCGATATTAAAGTAGATGATCAAGATCAAACCCAGCAGCTTCTTCGCAGTGGAGAAGTTATGGGGTGTATCAGTTCGAGTGATAAACCACTGCAAGGCTGCCATTGTATACCGCTCGGTGTATCGGTATACCGATTATTAGCTTCACCGCAATTTATGAAAAAGTATTTACCAGAAGGCCCCAACCAGGCTGCTCTGCGCCGTGCCCCTGTCGTTGAATTTAATCACAAAGATGCGCTTCAGATTCGTTACTTAGAACAATTTTTCGATTTAAGGCCCGGGGATTATGCGTGCCACCGAATTCCCTCAGCAGAAACCTTTATAGATCTGATTGTCAGAGGTTTTGGCATGGGGATGATTCCTGACCAAATGACAACTGAACTCTTATCGAGTGGCCAGCTAGTGGATGTATCACCGGGTGATTATCTGGCTGTACCTTTATATTGGCACGTGTGGAATTTAAAAGCCCCCTTAGCCGAAGAGCTTACCCACGCACTTGCAGAACAAGGCAAAAAAGATCTGGCGCCTTTTAGCGACTACCCTATCCTTGCAACCCCAAAACTTACTCGGTAAGAACGCACGAAGATGATCTACGTCATAGCCTCATAAGCCTCCGGCATCCTATTCTGAGGGTGCTGGCCGCTGCTATTTTAACAGAAGTGGCAGAGCCTAACCGCCAATAGCGAGGGTGCTTCATGACCGTTAACATTCAACCACCGATACACAATCAACTTGAGTACTTTATCGAGCAAGCAGCATGCGCGCCAGCCATTGTTACGGCGGTGGTACACCCGGTTTCACATAACGGTTTGGTAGGCGCAATAGAAGCTGCAAATAAAGGGTTGATAACGCCTATTTTGATCGGCCCAAGCGCTAAAATACAAGCGGCAGCCGACGAAGAAGAGCTTGATATATCGACTTACGAGATCATTGATGTTGAGCATAGCCACGCAGCCGCGGAGAAAGCTTGCGAACTAGCCCGACAGGCCTGTGTGCAAACCCTCATGAAAGGGGATTTAGGCAGTTCAGAACTGATCAGCGCTATTATTAATAAGCAAACAGGGTTACGCACTGAACGTCGCTTGAGTCACGTGTTTGTCTTCGATGTACCAAACTACCATAAGCCTCTCATCATTACAGATGGTGCAATTAACGTTACGCCATCACTGAACGATAAACGAGATATTATCCAAAACGCTATCGATTTTTCCCATTCGCTGGGCGTTTCGTCTCCTAAGGTTGCCATTTTAGCCGCCGTTGAAAAAGTAAAACCCAACATGCCTAGCACAATTGATGCTGCGTGCTTATGCAAAATGGCTGATAGAGGCCAAATTACAGGAGGCATCTTAGACGGCCCACTTGCCTTCGATAATGCCATATCTCAACAAGCCGCTTTGGATAAACATATTTGTTCAGATGTCTCTGGTGATGCTGATATCTTACTGGCGCCTGATTTAGAAGCCGCCAATATGATTGCCAAACAATTAATTTATTTAGCAAACGCAAAGTCAGCGGGTCTGGCACTTGGTGCGCGAGTGCCTATCATACTGACGAGCCGAGCTGAAACTCCCCTTGGAAGACTGGCCTCCTGTGCTCTGGCTTCTTACATGGCTCGTCATACATTATCGTCCTAAGCAGGCCTCCAAGGCGCGAAGAAAGGCTGAATTTAATGCAAACTATTTTGGTTATTAATGCAGGATCATCTAGCTTAAAGTGCACGCTTTTCCGGACGGGGCAGCTGCAAGAAAAGTCTATTTATCGTTTCAAGTTTAGTAATTTATTACTGAAACCCCACTTATCAATCGTCGATGAGAATGGTCTGGATCGCGTTACAAAACAGCCGGACTTTGCAAGTGTGCCTAAAACCGAACGCCACCATGCCGCGTTAGATTTAGTGTTAAGCTGGCTAAACACGCATGCCTCACAATACAAACTAACCGCTTTTGGGCATAGAATTGTTCATGGCGGACGACAATTTAATGCCCCGCAAATCCTATCAAAAAGCGATATAGCCCACTTAAAAGAATTAATCCCCCTTGCTCCACTCCACCAGCCGTATAACTTATTACTGATCGACTGTTGCAAGAAACTAGCCCCCAATCTTCCTCAAATCGCCTGTTTTGATACCATGTTCCACCATACTCAAATGGAGCTTGAACGCCACTACGCATTACCTCGTAAATACACCGAAGCTGGCATTCAACGATACGGATTTCATGGCCTGTCGTACGAGTACATCACACATCAACTCGGTCAAATAACCCCTAAAGCGTGCCACATAAAAACCGTCATGTGCCACCTAGGGGCAGGCTCTAGCATGTGCGCGATCAGCCAAGGAAAAAGCATCGCGTCGTCCATGGGTTTTACCGCTGTAGATGGACTCCCCATGGGCACCCGCTGTGGCAATATTGACCCTGGGGTTATCCTCTATTTGCAACGTCACTACAATCTCGATTGTGATGCGCTAGAGCACCTCATTTATAGCGAAAGCGGCTGGCTAGGTGTATCTGGTGAATCAAGTGATATGTTATCGCTTAAACGCTCTCAATCGACGAGTGCACAGGAAGCAATCAATATGTACGCTTATCGTATTGCATTAGAATTAGGTCGTCTAGCAGCGGCTCTTGGAGGACTTGAGCAGCTCGTTTTCACTGGAGGAGTTGGCGAAAACGATGCGGACCTACGCCAGAACATTATTGAAAGAAGCCGCTGGTTAGGCATCCACCTTGATGAAGATGCAAACGTACTTAACGCCAGCGTAATAAGCAATAAACATAGCGCTATACCCGTCCGAGTAATTGCCACCAATGAAGAAGCGATGATTGCACATCATGTTACGGAAATCATTGGCGATTAGTGGACATTACAACCGTTTAGAAATGTTTTGCTGGGGTATTAAAAAGGCCTGCTTAAAATAATCACGAATGGCGAACATAGCCGGTGTAAAAGTGGTTTCTTTACGCCACGCCAACCCTAAGCTCATCGGGTGCACTTCATCATCCAAGGAGCGTGTATCTATGCGCTTGCCTTCCAGTGACCAAGGCCGATAAACCAAATCGGAGAGTATCGATATTCCTAAACCATTTGCAACCATGCTTCGTACAGATTCCACTGAAGATGTTCGCAGTATGACATTTGGTTCTAACCCCTTGTGCCCCCAGTAGCGCATCGCACTTTTATCCGCTTCATCGACAGTGAGCATGATAAACGGCTCTTTTTCAATATCTCCTAATGACAACCTTTTCTTAAAACCCAACGGATGATTGCTCGGCAACCACAGCCGACGTTCAGAGGCGACCAACTTTTCAGAAACGATATCAGCATGAGTCAAATTATCAGTTAATACAATGGCCATATCGATAGAACCATCGGCTAGCTGATTCTCAATAATCGAACGTTCGTATTCAAACAATTCAATCGATATATCAGGATACCAATGTGACAAGCGTTGAAGGTGATAAGGTAAAAAGTATCCTTGGACAGTATAGCTTGCTGCTATGCGAATACGCCCATTTGCGACACCATCGGTATGAGGAAGGTTTAACGCTTCGTCAACACTTCGTAACACTTGGTAGGCATGATTTAAAAAGTGCCTGCCCCGATCGGTTAAGTTGACCCCTTGGCTACTGCGCACAAATAGCTCTACACCTAAGAGGGTTTCTAGATCCCGAATTGCTGTTGTGACAGCCGATTGCGAGATATTTAGATGGATTGCCGCTTGGGATACCTGCCCCATTTCAGCTGCCGCAACAAAATAACGAAGTTGTCGAATCGTTAAAGACATCGAGCCTCCTCAAGCATTATCTGTTTTTCAGATACTACCATATCAAAAAATAGATCTTTTTAAGCACCCACTTTCATTTATATATTCAAGTAACACTAAAAAACATAGGAATAGCTTAATGAGATCAGTTGACCTCAATTCGGATATGGGTGAAGGCTTCGGTCCATGGACGATTGGCGACGGCGTAGATGCCGAAATTATGCCACTGATTAGTTCAGCAAATATTGCTACAGGCTTTCATGCCGGCGACCCTTCAATCATGTCCAGCACTGTAAAAATGGCTCGTGAGCAAGGTGTGTCAATTGGTGCACACCCTGGGTTTCATGACCTTAAAGGATTTGGTCGTCGTCATATCAACGCAACAGCCGACGAACTAATCAACGACATCATTTACCAAATTGGTGCGTTGCGAGAAATCGCAAAAATGCATGGCCTCACCTTACAGCATGTAAAGCCTCATGGCGCTTTATATATGCATGCAGCTCGTGATGAAGAAATTGCAAAACTTCTTGTAACTCAACTTCATGCAATGGCACCTGAATTGCTTATTTACACCATGCATGGCTCAAAAGTACATCAACAAGCTCTCGAAGTGGGGCAACCGGTTGTATGCGAATTTTATGCAGACAGAGATTACGATCTCAGTGGTTCCATTATTTTAACGAGGAAGGTAGGGCCTTTAGATCCCGACCATGTAGCCGAGAAAGTGTTGAAAGCCTGTCAAGAAGGAAAGGTAAAAACAGTAGAAGGAAAAGAGATTGATATCCAGTTTGACTCTATCTGCATACACAGCGATACACCGGGTGCACTTGGCTTAATTCAATCCACCAAATCGCTTCTTGAGTCTAACGGGATTTCCATACTGGCGCCCCAATAATTCTATAACTCCTTACAAATTACGCTCTTATCAGAAGGAAAATAACATGGCTAAAATCGAAATTATTTCTCCATTACCCGGAATTTTCTATAGAAGCCCATCTCCTGAGTCGGACGCCTTTGTTCAAGAGGGCGACCAAGTGAGCTCCCAGACTGTTGTGGGCCTCATTGAAGTAATGAAACAGTTCTCCGAACTAACAGCTGACCACCAAGGCACACTTATTGAGTTTTGTGTAAGTGACTCATCAGCTGTTGAACCTGGGCAAATCATTGCTCTTGTTGAAACAGAGGAGTGAACCGATGCAATTTTCCCAACACAAACTATTAATTGCTAACCGGGGTGAAATTGCTGTGCGCATTATCAATGCGGCACAACAGCTTGGCATACCCACCATCGCTATTTGCAGTGAAGCAGACCGTTTATCCCTGCCCAGCTTGTTAGCTGATGAGGTGGAGGTTATAGGAGCATCGCGTGCAGACCAAAGCTATCTGAACGCAGACTTAGTAATTGAAACGGCAAAGCGTTTAGGGGCTACTGCAATACATCCAGGTTATGGGTTCCTTTCTGAAAACGCCAACTTTGCAGAAGCCGTTGAGCAGGCAGGAATGATATTTGTCGGCCCGGATGCAGCAACCATCCGCCAAATGGGTGATAAAGCCTGTGCCCGGACTACCGCCCAAGCCGCCGGAGTGCCTGTCGTCCCGGGGTCCGATGGCGAAATTGATTCTATCGAAGAGGCCTTAACCGCAGCGCAAACTATTGGCTACCCTCTGTTAATAAAGGCATCGGCAGGTGGCGGCGGCAGAGGCATTCGTATAGCACATAATAAAGAGGAGCTCGTTAAAGAAATTACCATTGCTCAAAGTGAAGCTAAGGCTGCTTTTGGCTCCGGTGCCGTCTATCTAGAGCGATTTATCAAAAGTGCACGCCATATCGAAGTTCAAATCCTTGGCGACGGTAAACAGGCCATTCACTTATATGAAAGAGAGTGTTCTCTGCAGCGCCGCCGACAAAAGGTATTTGAAGAAGCCCCCTCTCCCGCTTTATCCGATGCAATTAGGGAACAGCTGTGCGCAACAGCTGCTAAATTAGCTAACACTCTTAATTATAAGGGAGCTGGAACCCTTGAGTTTTTGTTCGACGCGGAAACCGAAGAGTTTTTCTTTATAGAAATGAACACACGGATCCAAGTTGAACACCCTGTGTCTGAGATGATTACAGGCGTTAACATAGTAGAGTGGATGATCAAAATAGCATTAGGTGAGCCACTAACACTGTGCCAAGACGAAATTAACATCCATGGTTGCGCAATCGAAATGCGTATTAATGCTGAAGATCCATCTAAAGGTTTCTTCCCTTCACCTGGCCGCATTAGTGCTCTACATTGGCCAGTAAACGAAGGCGTGCGAATCGATACCCATGTTTTCGATGGCTACACTATTCCTCCTTACTATGACTCCCTCATAGCAAAACTTATCGTACATGACGTCTCTCGAGAATTAGCCTTTGAACGGGCTTTAAAGTCCCTTAAACAAACACGTATTGAGGGTATAAAAACGACACTTCCATTACATCGCTTACTACTTCAAGACCCCGCTGTTCAATCCGGTGATTTTGATACTGAGACCCTCGAGGTCTGGTTAAAGGAACATTCACATCGACTTGCAGATAAGGAGAAAGCTCATGCATCAACAGCCGATTAGATACACCTTTGGTGGTGACGAGCACCTATTTGCTGAAGTATCTGAGTCTATGTCACTGCCCGCTTTTTTTAGAAGCTTAGGCATGGTTAAAGCCATAGAAAAAGAAAACATCTCAGGTATTTTAGATATTTGCTTGGCCAATGCCTCGTTCCAAGTCCGCTTTAACCCTGATGAAATTTTACCAAATGATTTACTGGCAATAGTGAAATCACTTGAAAGCTCAAGCTTACAAGAGGGGCAGTTAGATACCCGTATCGTCGAAATACCCGTTTTATATAACGATCCGTGGACTTATGAAACCTTGATGCGCTTTAGAGATAGGCACCAAGACCCTGACTCAACCGATATGGAATACGCCGCACGAATCAATGGTCATGCTGACACCGAGGCATTTATAAAAGCCCACAGCGGCTCTCCTTGGTTTGTGTCAATGGTGGGGTTTGTCTCGGGTTTACCTTTCATGTTTCAAATGGTCGACCAAGAACATCAAATCGAAGTACCTAAATATTTAAGCCCTCGAACAGACACACCGAAACAGACATTAGGTCACGGCGGTTGTTTTGGGTGTATTTACTCCGTCCGTGGTGCCGGTGGTTATCAGATGTTCGGTGTGACACCTGCACCCATTTATGATCCAGAACAAACACTGTCCTACCTAAAAGAATCCATGGTGTTTTTTAGGGCTGGTGACATTGTTAAGTTCAAGCCTATCAACCGAGATGAATATGACCAAATGCTTATCGAGGTAGAAAAAGGACTGTTCACGCTAAAAACCCAACCTTTTGTATTTGACTTAGCGACCTATTTAGCAAATCCAGACCAATACAAAAAAGACATGATGGAGGTACTCTATGTCGATTAAAGTAGTCAAACCCGGACTTGCTACATCTATTCAAGATACTGGCCGAGAGGGTTTCTATCACCTAGGTATCCCGCCATCAGGCGCACTCGACCAATATTCAATGAAAATGGCCAACCTGTTAGTTAATAATAACGAAGGCGATGCCGTGTTTGAGTGTGCCCTGTTAGGTCCCGAACTCATATTTGAATGCAATAGTATCGTTGCTGTCTGCGGAGCCCGAATGCAACCAAAGCTGGATGGCGAGCCTATGCCTTTAGATACTGCGTTCAGTGTAAAACAAGGACAAACGCTTAGCTTTAACTACCCAACAGCAGGGGCTCGTGCATATTTAGCCATCTCCGGTGGTGTTGATGTTCCCGTGACGCTGGGTAGCCGGTCAACTTACACACTTGGTAGCTTGGGGGGCTTCAAAGGGCGACGGCTGGAAGCAGGAGACACCATTGCAATCGGGACCCCGGTTAAACCTGCCATTGAAGGCAAATACGTCCCTCAAACATTACTTCCTTCTCTAGCAAAAGAAGTGTCCTTACGCATGATTCCTGGCATGTACATCCATCGCTTAGTGGATGCAGCCGTTGAGCAGTTTTATGAAGACACATGGACGGTGGGTAGCGAAGCTGACCGCATTGGCTATCGATTTAAAGACGGCCACCCAATGCAATTTGTTGAGCGCGAACAGCCCTTTGGCGCGGGTTCTGATCCATCCAATATTGTGGATGCCTGCTATCCCATAGGATCCATTCAAATTCCAGCGGGCAAAGAACCTATCGTATTACATCGTGATGCAGTATCAGGTGGAGGATACGCCACAATTGGAACAGTCATCAGCGCTGATCTTGATTTGATTGGACAAATGCAACCCAACTACAAAGCTCGCTTTATCCCGATAACCATGGAAGAGGCTTTGGACGCCCGTAAGGTTGTACAAGAACGACTCATCAAATTAAAGAGCTACCTACAAACATAATAAGAGACTTTCCATTGCGACTCATCATTAGCTCAGGGCAAAGATAGGCCACCTATCCATTGATGCCGCTTTATCCTGAGTACTTAAGACTACTTTTAGGGGCAATATCATGGCTAACTTAGTTCAAGCGGAATCAACCCAAGATGAAACAAACCTACCTGTACCCGTCGGCGCAAGAATGGGGCCTTTTTCTTTAACGATGGCATGGTGGGCTGTCTGCAGTGCTATCTTTTATATCGTGGTAGGCGCCTCACTGGCCATGAGCTATGGGGCTAAAAACGCAATCATTGGGATGGCCTTATCGGTCGTTACTTACGGAATTATTAACAATATTATTAGCCGCTACGCCATTAAAGAAGGGCTCTCTGTCGCATTATTCTCTAGGAGGCTGTTTGGCAGAATAGGCGCATCCTTAGCGACGCTTATATTCTTTTCGACAGCGATTTACTATGCCGTTTTTGAAGGATCAGTGATTGCCGTTGCAATCAATGCGACCTTCCCATGGTTAGACTATCACTGGGCCGCTCTCTTTGTGGTTATCTACAGTGTACTTCTCGTATTTGGTAGCGTTCAGACTTGGCTTGATAAATTTAATGGCGTTCTCTTACCCTTTTATATCCTAGGCTTAATAGCCACAGTGGTTGCCTCAATCAATGTCTATGGGTATCAAGCCGACTGGATTAATTTAGGGGCAGAAAATGCAACACCGCAAGGCTGGTGGAATTGTTTTACCTACTACATGGGCGTGTGGATACTCATGCTGTTTACCTTTGATTATGCTCGCTTTGGTAAACAAGAGGACAGTAACTATCATGCGCGTGTTAACTTCGGTATGCCTTTTTACTTACTCACCTTTTTAATCAACGGTATTGTCGGCATTTACCTTGTTGCCAGCATCCCACAAGATGCAGCCTTGAGTGAAGTATCCGTTGTACTGTCTATCCTCAAGCTTTTAGGTATCTGGGGGCTCTTATTTGTATGGATCACCCAAACCCGCATTAACACAGCCAACTTTTATTTAGCCAGCGTAAACATGCAATCTTTTTTTAGTGAGCTGCTCAATATTAAAGCCGTCAAGTTTTTTTGGTCTTGCATAGTCGGCGGTATCGTCTATCTATTAATGCTAGTCGATGTATTTTCATACTTACTACAAGCACTGGCATATCAGGGTGTTTTTGTGGTCGCGTGGGTTGGCATCGCGCTGGCACATATACTAGTAAATAACAGCGAAGAAGCTAATAGCTTGATTGAAAGTGATAACCGCTTTAACAAAGTTGGCTTATCAGCCTGGCTGATCAGCACCATCGTTGGAATCGTGATGATGAACTCTGGTGCGTCAATCGCTTCATTTTCTGCTCCCATCACTTTTGTTGTGTCGTTCTTTGTTTATGCGGGAATTAAGAACTCTGAAGGGAAGGAGTTATCCCGCGTATAACCGACAAGTCCCTATTGAACGGTTCGACTGACCTTAGATTCATTCAGCAGCACAAAGGGCCGTATCGGCCCTTTCTATTATGTTTCTAATTAAGCGCTTTAATCTCTGATCCCTTCAATCCATAAAACACGATATAAAGATAACAAACAGCAGGGACAATAAACGCTAATTGCAACCCAACGGCATCAGCAGCCACCCCTTGAATCAACGGTACAATAGCACCACCGACTATCGCCAAACATAAAATGCCTGACCCTTGGCTCGTATGCACACCCAAGCCCCGCACTGCTAGGCTAAAGATTGTTGGGAACATAATAGAGTTACATAGGCCCACTAACAAAATAGAGACCATTGCGACCTGACCTGTGCCAAACGTAGCGATAAGAATCAGTAGAACAGACCCTACGGCATTAAACGCGAGTAACTTTGCAGGGTTTAACTTTGTCATTAGTGCAGATCCAATAAAGCGCCCCACCATAGCGCCTCCCCAATAATAGGCAACATAGTGCGCTGCATCGGTTTCGGCTAGGCCGGCAATATCAGGTTCACCTAAAAAGTTAATCAAAAAACTACCGATTGCAACTTCCCCACCTACGTACATAAATATAGCCACAGCGCCAAGCACCAAGTGCGAGTACTGCCAAGCAGAGGTAAATTGACCTTGGCTTACATCTTCCGATGTATCTGTCTGCGTATTGTCCGAAAGACGCGGCAGTTTCAGCACGGCGAAAATGATTGCTAAAAGAATTAACGCACCAGCAATAATAAGATAAGGCACTTTAACCGTTTCTATTTCACTTGCCG of Neptunomonas phycophila contains these proteins:
- a CDS encoding peptidoglycan-binding domain-containing protein, with protein sequence MKKQLTTFALSTLAIAVLSGCSSTGSYQNDDVTNSAQYRALEQELASLKNSSGSDSARASELEAELARLNSSNSTSSLLPPNPKPGECYARVVIPAKYKAETETVQTRAESQRIETSQPEFRWVEERVMVKEASERLEIVPATYTTVTETIQVSDATEQLVRVPAKYKTVTERILVRPAHTEWKKGTGPIQRVDAATGEIMCLVEVPAEYKTVTKTIVVEPETVKKVAIPGKTQTVQRRVVKTPETTRKVVIPAEYKMVKVRKLVKPAEQNVVSIPAEYNTVQKRVKISDAYLEWRPILCETNTQPGLVRELQKALKAKGYNPGSIDGVLGKNTMNAVIAYQKSQKMPSGQLTINTLKSLGVAI
- a CDS encoding LysE/ArgO family amino acid transporter translates to MGFLVLQGYGSAMALIMAIGAQNAFVLGKGVQRHYHWPVAAICILCDLALISAGMLGAGFVFEQWPWLLDAFRVGGVIFLSVYGFKAFQSFLSPIGLEANTKRAGLRVTLLTALAVSLLNPHVYLDTVILLGSLGSQHFGQAKVLFWIGAMLASLSWFIFLTLAARKLSPWLEKPHVWRWVDFLVALMMWSIALWLVLEKI
- a CDS encoding LysR family transcriptional regulator ArgP → MFDYRQLQALATVVEEQNFERAAQRLHVTQSAISQRIKQLEELVGQTLLIRTHPLQATDAGQVLLKHYRQIAMLQSAVMLELNPVLETGQIRLSIGLNADTLATWFLPAIEPLLNAHSVLLDIKVDDQDQTQQLLRSGEVMGCISSSDKPLQGCHCIPLGVSVYRLLASPQFMKKYLPEGPNQAALRRAPVVEFNHKDALQIRYLEQFFDLRPGDYACHRIPSAETFIDLIVRGFGMGMIPDQMTTELLSSGQLVDVSPGDYLAVPLYWHVWNLKAPLAEELTHALAEQGKKDLAPFSDYPILATPKLTR
- a CDS encoding bifunctional enoyl-CoA hydratase/phosphate acetyltransferase yields the protein MTVNIQPPIHNQLEYFIEQAACAPAIVTAVVHPVSHNGLVGAIEAANKGLITPILIGPSAKIQAAADEEELDISTYEIIDVEHSHAAAEKACELARQACVQTLMKGDLGSSELISAIINKQTGLRTERRLSHVFVFDVPNYHKPLIITDGAINVTPSLNDKRDIIQNAIDFSHSLGVSSPKVAILAAVEKVKPNMPSTIDAACLCKMADRGQITGGILDGPLAFDNAISQQAALDKHICSDVSGDADILLAPDLEAANMIAKQLIYLANAKSAGLALGARVPIILTSRAETPLGRLASCALASYMARHTLSS
- a CDS encoding acetate/propionate family kinase; amino-acid sequence: MQTILVINAGSSSLKCTLFRTGQLQEKSIYRFKFSNLLLKPHLSIVDENGLDRVTKQPDFASVPKTERHHAALDLVLSWLNTHASQYKLTAFGHRIVHGGRQFNAPQILSKSDIAHLKELIPLAPLHQPYNLLLIDCCKKLAPNLPQIACFDTMFHHTQMELERHYALPRKYTEAGIQRYGFHGLSYEYITHQLGQITPKACHIKTVMCHLGAGSSMCAISQGKSIASSMGFTAVDGLPMGTRCGNIDPGVILYLQRHYNLDCDALEHLIYSESGWLGVSGESSDMLSLKRSQSTSAQEAINMYAYRIALELGRLAAALGGLEQLVFTGGVGENDADLRQNIIERSRWLGIHLDEDANVLNASVISNKHSAIPVRVIATNEEAMIAHHVTEIIGD
- a CDS encoding LysR family transcriptional regulator gives rise to the protein MSLTIRQLRYFVAAAEMGQVSQAAIHLNISQSAVTTAIRDLETLLGVELFVRSSQGVNLTDRGRHFLNHAYQVLRSVDEALNLPHTDGVANGRIRIAASYTVQGYFLPYHLQRLSHWYPDISIELFEYERSIIENQLADGSIDMAIVLTDNLTHADIVSEKLVASERRLWLPSNHPLGFKKRLSLGDIEKEPFIMLTVDEADKSAMRYWGHKGLEPNVILRTSSVESVRSMVANGLGISILSDLVYRPWSLEGKRIDTRSLDDEVHPMSLGLAWRKETTFTPAMFAIRDYFKQAFLIPQQNISKRL
- a CDS encoding 5-oxoprolinase subunit PxpA, with product MRSVDLNSDMGEGFGPWTIGDGVDAEIMPLISSANIATGFHAGDPSIMSSTVKMAREQGVSIGAHPGFHDLKGFGRRHINATADELINDIIYQIGALREIAKMHGLTLQHVKPHGALYMHAARDEEIAKLLVTQLHAMAPELLIYTMHGSKVHQQALEVGQPVVCEFYADRDYDLSGSIILTRKVGPLDPDHVAEKVLKACQEGKVKTVEGKEIDIQFDSICIHSDTPGALGLIQSTKSLLESNGISILAPQ
- a CDS encoding acetyl-CoA carboxylase — its product is MAKIEIISPLPGIFYRSPSPESDAFVQEGDQVSSQTVVGLIEVMKQFSELTADHQGTLIEFCVSDSSAVEPGQIIALVETEE
- a CDS encoding acetyl-CoA carboxylase biotin carboxylase subunit, producing the protein MQFSQHKLLIANRGEIAVRIINAAQQLGIPTIAICSEADRLSLPSLLADEVEVIGASRADQSYLNADLVIETAKRLGATAIHPGYGFLSENANFAEAVEQAGMIFVGPDAATIRQMGDKACARTTAQAAGVPVVPGSDGEIDSIEEALTAAQTIGYPLLIKASAGGGGRGIRIAHNKEELVKEITIAQSEAKAAFGSGAVYLERFIKSARHIEVQILGDGKQAIHLYERECSLQRRRQKVFEEAPSPALSDAIREQLCATAAKLANTLNYKGAGTLEFLFDAETEEFFFIEMNTRIQVEHPVSEMITGVNIVEWMIKIALGEPLTLCQDEINIHGCAIEMRINAEDPSKGFFPSPGRISALHWPVNEGVRIDTHVFDGYTIPPYYDSLIAKLIVHDVSRELAFERALKSLKQTRIEGIKTTLPLHRLLLQDPAVQSGDFDTETLEVWLKEHSHRLADKEKAHASTAD
- a CDS encoding 5-oxoprolinase subunit B family protein; this translates as MHQQPIRYTFGGDEHLFAEVSESMSLPAFFRSLGMVKAIEKENISGILDICLANASFQVRFNPDEILPNDLLAIVKSLESSSLQEGQLDTRIVEIPVLYNDPWTYETLMRFRDRHQDPDSTDMEYAARINGHADTEAFIKAHSGSPWFVSMVGFVSGLPFMFQMVDQEHQIEVPKYLSPRTDTPKQTLGHGGCFGCIYSVRGAGGYQMFGVTPAPIYDPEQTLSYLKESMVFFRAGDIVKFKPINRDEYDQMLIEVEKGLFTLKTQPFVFDLATYLANPDQYKKDMMEVLYVD